In Methylomonas sp. ZR1, one DNA window encodes the following:
- a CDS encoding DUF3820 family protein encodes MKPEDLPKLVSVTMPYGKYKGRVIADLPGHYLNWFAREGFPAGELGRLLALMQEMDHNGLKLLLEPLRQIKS; translated from the coding sequence ATGAAACCCGAAGATTTACCAAAACTGGTCAGCGTTACTATGCCTTACGGCAAATACAAGGGCCGCGTTATCGCCGATTTGCCCGGCCACTACCTCAATTGGTTCGCGCGCGAGGGATTTCCTGCCGGTGAATTAGGCAGACTATTGGCATTGATGCAGGAAATGGATCACAACGGCCTAAAACTTTTGCTCGAGCCGCTCAGACAAATAAAGTCCTGA